One window from the genome of Eucalyptus grandis isolate ANBG69807.140 chromosome 7, ASM1654582v1, whole genome shotgun sequence encodes:
- the LOC104455784 gene encoding NADH--cytochrome b5 reductase 1, with protein sequence MGCLDPTEFKEFRLIKKTQISPDTARFKFALPTPTSVLGLPVGQHVLCKGKDSDGEDVVRPYALITGDFDLGYFELVVKMYPGGAMSRNFMELREGDYLPVKGPKGTYRYKPGQVRAFGMITGGSGISPIFQIIRAILKNPKDKTKVHLIYGNRTANDILLKEDLDGFAEQFPNRFTVYYVVSEPPEKWSGGVGYVTKDIIRAHCPPPAFDIQILTCGTPGMAKQVTTHLNELGYTEDMQFDFN encoded by the exons ATGG GCTGCTTAGACCCCACGGAGTTCAAGGAattcagactcatcaagaagaccCAGATTAGCCCCGACACTGCAAGATTCAAATTTGCTCTTCCTACGCCCACTTCGGTCTTGGGTCTTCCTGTGGGACAGCACGTACTCTGCAA AGGAAAAGACAGTGACGGTGAAGATGTGGTCAGGCCTTACGCTCTCATAACTGGGGACTTTGATTTGGGATACTTTGAACTGGTCGTGAAG ATGTACCCAGGAGGAGCAATGTCTCGCAATTTCATGGAACTACGTGAAGGTGATTACCTCCCTGTTAAAGGACCCAAG GGAACATACAGGTATAAACCCGGCCAAGTTCGGGCGTTCGGGATGATTACTGGAGGCTCAGGCATTTCTCCTATATTTCAG ATTATTCGTGCCAtactaaaaaatccaaaagacaAAACGAAAGTGCACCTTATTTATGGCAATCGCACTGCCAATGACATACTTTTGAAG GAGGATTTAGATGGCTTCGCTGAGCAATTTCCCAACCGATTCACAGTGTATTATGTTGTCAGTGAG CCTCCTGAAAAGTGGAGTGGTGGAGTCGGGTATGTGACCAAGGATATAATTCGAGCCCACTGCCCACCACCAGCTTTTGACATACAG ATTCTAACATGTGGTACTCCGGGCATGGCCAAGCAAGTAACTACTCATCTTAACGAACTTGGTTACACGGAAGatatgcaatttgatttcaattga
- the LOC104454056 gene encoding nudix hydrolase 2 has protein sequence MGILQFIQEHPNPIGVALALGAISISVVYIFKGRRSRAKLLSYVEDDYGGVKVEMKEAMDSATFVSMLRASISHWREQGKKGVWIKLPIELVNLVEPAVAEGFWYHHAEPKYLMLVYWIPQSAHTIPANASHRVSVGVVVMNEKDELLVVQEKTGTFGGTGVWKFPTGVVDEGEDICAAAVREIKEETGIDAEFVEVLAFRQSHRMFFQKSGLFFVCLARPLSFDIWKQDSEIEAAQWMPFQEYAKQPYCQKTEVVQYVIEICSAKKNGKYSGFAPVPTTSSFSDQKSYLYLDSHFRRRQ, from the exons ATGGGCATTCTCCAATTCATACAAGAGCACCCAAATCCAATTGGCGTTGCATTGGCTCTGGGGGCGATTTCCATTTCTGTGGTCTACATATTCAAGGGAAGAAGATCGAGAG CCAAATTGCTGAGTTATGTGGAGGACGATTATGGAGGCGTCAAAGTGGAAATGAAAGAGGCTATGGACTCCGCGACCTTTGTCTCCATGCTCAGAGCTTCGATTTCACACTGGAGAGAGCAG GGCAAGAAGGGTGTGTGGATCAAATTACCTATTGAACTCGTAAATCTTGTAGAACCTGCTGTCGCG GAAGGATTTTGGTATCACCATGCGGAGCCGAAGTACCTAATGCTTGTGTATTGGATTCCACAAAGTGCTCATACCATTCCAGCAAATGCGTCGCACAGAGTATCTGTCGGTGTAGTTGTTATGAATGAGAAGGACGAG CTGCTCGTTGTACAAGAGAAGACTGGAACGTTTGGAGGGACTGGTGTTTGGAAGTTCCCGACGGGTGTTGTTGATGAG GGAGAAGACATATGTGCAGCTGCTGTaagagaaattaaagaagaGACTGGA ATTGATGCCGAATTCGTGGAAGTCTTAGCATTCAG GCAAAGTCATCGGATGTTCTTTCAGAAGTCGGGCTTATTTTTCGTCTGCTTGGCGCGACCTCTATCCTTTGACATCTGGAAGCAGGATTCGGAGATAGAGGCTGCTCAG TGGATGCCATTCCAAGAATACGCAAAGCAGCCATACTGCCAAAAAACCGAGGTTGTCCAGTACGTCATAGAGATATGCTCAGCAAAGAAGAACGGGAAGTATTCTGGATTCGCTCCGGTACCAACGACATCAAGCTTCTCTGACCAAAAGAGCTACTTGTACTTGGACAGCCATTTCCGTCGCAGGCAGTAA